GGCAAACTTCTGCGGATAGTTGCTTTGGGATTCGCGCCCAGTGGCCATGGCCGTATTCATGATGGTTTTCCCTCTGACGTCCCGATCTGAAGGATGAAAATTATCAAGTCGCAACCCTTCCGAATATCAGATTTAATGGCACCGATCATCCAGAATTAGTGGACTATTGAATGCGTCGCCCAACCTTCGATCTTGATGTATTGCGCACCTTCGTCACGGGTGTGGAGTTCAACAGCTTTGCCAAAGCCGCAGATCGTCTCGGTCGGTCGACGTCTGCCGTGAGCGCTCAGTTGAAGAAACTTGAGGAGCAGATAGGCACGCCAGTACTGGCTAAATCCGGGCGCGGGCTGGTCTTGACCCCCGCAGGCGAATCACTGCTGAGCCATGCCCGCCGGTTACTGGAATTAAACGACAGCATTTTCCACAGCGTGCATCAAAGCCAGACCGCCGGGACCCTGCGCCTGGGGCTTCAAGAGGACTTTGGCGAACATTTCCTGAGCGATATCCTGCGACGCTTCGTACAGACTTACCCGAGGGTGAGCCTCGAAATCAGGATCGCCCGTAATACCGAACTGCTGACCCTGGTCGAAAGTGCAGCCCTGGACCTGGCCCTGACCTGGGACACCGGGCACCTGTCGCCCTATGCCACGCGCCTGGGCGAAACACAAATGCACTGGATCGGGCCGCGCGATACGCCATTACCGACCGCCGCTGATGACTCACCACTGCCCTTGATAATGTTCGACGCGCCCTGCGTACTCCGCAGCGCCGCCACCCAGGCGCTGGACGCCGCGCAAATACCCTGGCGCATCGCCCTCACCAGTCCCAGCGTCGCCGGCATCTGGGCAGCCGTCGCCGCCGGGTTGGGTGTGACGTTGCGTACGCGCATTGGGTTGCCGAGCCATCTCACTGTGGTTTCTGGCTTACCCGTCGTGCCAAGCCTTGGTTATGTGCTGCACAGCAGTGGCGGCGAGCCCAGTGCGGCGGCCCAGCAATTGGCTGCTTTGATCCAAGCGGGCCTGCAGGAACAGGCGTTTCGTTTTACTGTTACGCAATAATCGAAAGTACGTAAGGGGTCAGTTCGAGTGATGTGGATAGGGAGCGAAATTGAGCAGAATCGGCCAAAAGCTGACGTTCAAGCCGATCAAGCGTCACCCCACCAAACTTGAGCTATCTTTTCTGCGACTCACCAGCAAAAGGTGATCCCGCAAGTAAGGATGCTTTTATGAATCAATCACCCCATCGCCTGAACTTGTTTGCACTGACACTGCTCGGTGCATTGGCAACCACATCCCTGCTGGTGCCACCCAGCTACGCTGGCGAAGCTTCCGTTGCCGGGCCTGTCGCCGGCACCAAGGTCACCGAACCCTATGTGCGCATGATGGCGCGCGAAGCGTATTTCTGGGGTTGGCCGATGGCCAATATTTTCAACCGTCGCCAGGCCTTCAAAGACCTGCCCGAACCGGGCTTGATGGGTGGCATCGTTCCGGTCGCGCCGATCAATCGACTGTCGATGCTCAGTGATTACATTGATCCGGCGGAACGGCTGGTCGCATGCCCGAATCAGGATGTGGTGTACGGCGCGGGCAGCATCGCGCTGGATCTGGAACCAGTCGTGCTGCAAGTGCCGGACTTCGGCAGCCGTTTTTGGGTGTATCAGGTGGTGGATCTACGCTCCGATAGCTTTGCCGAACTCGGCAAGATGTACGGCAGCAAACCCGGCTTCTATCTGCTGGTTGGCCCTGACTGGAACGGCAAGGTGCCTGCGGGCATCACCAAAGTCTTTCGGGCACGTACCAGCACCGGCTTCGTGATTCCCCGAGTGTTCCAGGACGATACCGCAGCCGACCGCACAGCCATTCAAGCGTCGCTGTCGGGCGTGGACATGTACCCGTTGTCGCAATACGACGGCAAGATCAAACACCGGGACTGGGCGAAACTGCCAAAATTCCCCGCGCAGGCGGCGGGCAGCGGCGAAACCAAATGGGTGATGCCGGAGAAATTCTTCGACGAGTTGCCGGCGCTACTCAAGGACGCCAAACCGTTGCCGGGCGAAGAAGCCCGTTACGCGCAAATGGCCTCCCTCGCGGCCATCGCCAAGGCTGATCCGCAACTGAAGGCGGCGATGATCGATGAAGCGAAAAAAGCCGACAGCGAAGTGATCGATCCGCTGTTGCAGTTCCGCAACTACGGCCTGCAACTGCCGGATCACTGGAGCACCATCAGCAACGGTGCAGCGTTTGGCACCGACTACTTCAGCCGTACCGCCGTGGCGCGCTCGAATATTTTCGTCAACCAACAGAAAGAGACCAAATACTTCTATCAGGACTTGGACAAATCCGGTACGCGTCTCAATGGACAGAACAGCTACTCCGTGACCTTTGCCAAGGGGCAACTGCCGCCGGTTAAAGGCTTCTGGTCGCTGACCCTGTACAACGAGCAGCACTTCTTTTCCCCGAATGACCTTAAGCGCTATTCGATCGGCACCAAGAACAAATCACTGCAGGCCAATGCCGATGGTTCGTTGACGATATACGTGCAGAGCGAATCACCGGGCAAGGACAAGGAAAGCAATTGGCTGCCGACGCCCCAAGGTGCTGATTTCTCGCTGTATATCCGCGCCTACTGGCCTGAACCGGCCGCGCTGAATGGCCAGTGGGTGCCCCCAGCCGTACTGAAAACCAATTGACCAGAACAGGACGTTCGCGATGAGCACATTTGCAAAATCACTGACTGCAACGGGCTTGGCCATCTCGATCAGCCTCAGCACCCAGGCGGCCACGCACTATGAACAGTTGGCCGATCTGCCTTTTGCCGGCGGCTATCCAACACTGGAGGGCGTGGCGCAACTGCAAAACGAATTGCTTTTCCAGCGTGCCGTGCAGTCGTACATCTGGGCACTGCCGGCGTTGAACATGTACGCCATGAAAGAAGGCTCGGAAAAAGCCTTCGGTGCCGGCTACAACGTGCTGCCGATCTGGAAGGACCGCCTCAACGCCAAGACCCGCGTCACCACGCCCAATTCCGACGTGATCTATGCCATGGGCTATCTGGATCTCAAGCAGGACGGCCCGATGGTGATCGAAGTGCCGCCAGGCTTGCAGGGCATTCTCGATGACTTCTTCCAACGGCCGATCTGCTCCGAGGGCCAGATCGAAGGTCGCCAATGGTGTGGTGATGTCGGGCTGCCGGGACCGGACAAAGGCAAGGGTGCCAAGTATCTGGTGCTGCCACCGGACTACAAGGGCGAGGTACCGCCGGGCTACCTGACTTACCGCTCGCGCACTTACGGTGTGTTCGTGTTCTGGCGCGGATTCTTCAAGGACCCGAAACAACTGGCGGCACCAGTCGCAGTCATGGAACAGACGCGCATCTATCCGCTGGGCAAACAGGCCACGGCCAAAGCGATGGAATTCCCCAACGCCTCGAAAACTCCGGTCAACATGCTCTACCCCTCCGACGGCAGTGCGTTCGACATGCTGTCGCGGTTCATCGATCACGAATACGTTGACCCGCAAGACATGGAAATGCGCGGCATGCTCGCCGCTCTGGGTATCGTTAAAGGCAAACCGTTCAAACCGGAGCCAGCCACCCGCGACCTGCTCGACAAGGCAGCGAAAACCGCGAGCAAGATCGGCCACGCCATTTCCTACACGCCGCAAACCATTGTCGCCAATGGCACCTGGTATCCGGATCGCAAGTGGTTGAACGTATTCCCCGGCAATGCAACGTTCACCGCCGACACCTTCAATTACATCGACCCGCGCACGGGTTTTTTCACCAACGCCTACTCGGCCAGCCCGGGCATGGCGGTGAACATGGAAAACGTCGGTGCCAAGTACCCGGCCACTTTCGTCGATGCCAAAGGCCAATTCCTGTCCGGCAGCAACAGCTACTCGCTGAACCTGCCCAAAGGCATTCCGGCGGCATTGTTCTGGTCGGTGACGGCGTATGACTCGATCACTGCATCAGGCCTGGATAACGGCCAGCCGTTCCCGTCTCTGAACACCATGGACAAGCCCGTCACCAACGCCGACGGCTCGATCGATGTGCATTTCGGCCCGAACTCACCGGGCGCCAGCAAAAACTGGATCAAAACCCTGCCGGGCGAAGGCTACTTCGTAATTCTGCGGTTATATGGCCCGACCAAGGCGTTCTTCGACAAGGCATGGAAACCGGGGGATTTGATCAAGCAATGATCTGAACTGCGTCTGAACGACATGAGTGCATGAATGCATGCATGTCTTCGGCGTTCTTGACCGACAGCCATGGGTCGAAAGCGGGCATTGCTCGACTCGTTGCGAGCAGCCCATCAACTGCCCAAGGTCACGCGCTCGCTGGCGCACCTTGAACAAGCCGACGGGATCAGACGTGAACACTTGGCCGAGGGGCTGCAATATCAGCCGACAATGCCCCAGCCGGCATCACTCCTTGGTCAGATCAACCAACGGCGTCTGCCGCACTTCAGTCTCCCGCCCATCCTGAATCTCGCTCACCTGCTTCAAGGCCTTATCCACCGCTGCCTTATCTGCTAACAAGCTGTAGCTGATGCGGAACTGCTTGTGTTCCTTGGGCCCAATTGTCGGTACCAGGTTCAGTGGCCGCTGGTAACGGCGGTTGTAGGAAAAACTTGTGCCCGGCTCCAGCCCCGTGACATAGCCCTGGCCTTGGGTATCGGTGTTTTTCCACAGGGAAAACACCGGCAGTGTCTGCGTATTGAAGCCGACCGCAACGCCCAGGCTGCCGGCCTTGTTATGCAACACGGTCAACGTATCGCCCTTGGCATCGGCATACGGCACCACGTTGTAAACCGTTTCGTCGTAGTCCTTGGTCGGTGCGCGGTAGGTTTGCCAGTCGGGCAGATCGCCCTTGGCCTTGTCGTTGAACGGCGACACCTGTTTCACCGGCGCGGCGAAACGAGCGCCCTGCTCCAGGAACGGGGTGCTGAAGTTGCTGTGATACAGCGCCTGGTATTCCTTCGGATAGTCGCCGTTATTGGTCAGGGTGTCATTGAGGGCGAACACGACGCTGCCGGGCTCGGTGACCAGTTCGGTGGCGACCGAGAAGTCGACCTTCTTGAACGCCTGCTCTTTCAATTCACCGCGCAGGGTGATGGCGTACGGTGGTTTTTCATCGATATGCAGGGTGACTTTGTTCGCAGGAATGTTGGCGGCCCGACCGTGCAGGGTCAGCAATTCGCCGTTGTCGACGCCGGGGTGGCCGACCCATTCGTAGCCGCAGCGGGCGACCAGTTCATTGAAACCTTCCAGCCAGCCCAGACCACCGCGGCCATTGAGTTCGATGAAGGACGGATTGACTACTTCCTTGACCGGAGAATCCCAGCCCATGCGCACATTGCCGACCGAGGCCTGCAAGACGTTCATGCCGCGAGTCGGCACTACCGAGAGCTTCATCGTGCCGTTATCGATATCGACGATGCTGACGCCCTCCTGCCGACCGCCGTGCAAGGTGCGCAGGGTAACGCTGAAGGGCTTGTCGGTTTTTATTCCGAGTTGCTGGCTGGTGATCTGCCAGCGCTGGGCGGCTTTGTCGGTGTCGAGCAGAACGTAATCCCAGGCCATGGCGTGGGAGGCAGCGGACAAAGCGCTGAGGGCAACGAAGAGTTTGAGCGGGGTCATGGCGACAGCCTTTCTTGGAGTTGTGCCATTTTTATAAACTTGATGAAACGTTTCAGCAAGCTAAAAAATAGGCTCAATGCCGAGGAGGTTGGCTGCGTGCAGCGGGCGTAAGGAAAAAACGGTAATGTCGCTGATAGCCGCTTGCTGACCTTCGTTACAGTCAGCAATCGGCCATTAGCGGACACTAAGGCCGTACGTGAAACCTGAGACGACTCATACAACGCCTTAGATCAGCCAAAGCAGAGAGTTTCTAGCACCCTAGATTAAACCCGTTGACTTGGCGGTATTGATTTCGACCCATGCAGCAAAGGCGTCAATGAATTTTTTCAAGAACTGAGTAGTTCCGTCGTCATTCAAATTTCCGCCTGGCCCCAGTAGCCTTGTCGCCCCACCGATATACGCTTCCGGCTGCTGCAAAAGTGGCATGTCCAGAAATACCATAGACTGACGTAAATGATGGTTAGCACCGAAGCCGCCGCTGGCACCGGGCGATACGCTTAGGATAGCTGCGGGTTTGCCTGCCCACACAGACTCGCCGTAAGGGCGAGAACCAATATCAATGGCGTTCTTCAATACACCAGGAACTGACCTGTTGTATTCGGGAGTGAAAAACAGTACTCCATCTTTCGACGCCATATTTTGGCGAAAACGAGTCCAGGCTTCAGGGGCACTCTTACCGTTTTCTTCCAAGTCTTGGTTAAACAGATTCAGTTCATTGATCTCGACTATTTCTAATAAAAGGCTCGGTGGCGCAAGCGCGATTACTTCTTGAGCAAATAGGCGGTTCAACGACTCTTTGCGCAGGCTGCCGACAATGACGGCAATCTTTTTAGGCGACATGATGGGACCTTGATTTAAGTGGCTTTAAAGGGGGTAATCAATTTGAAAAGAACAAAAAAACGGACGTCGAACGGTGGCCGAACGATGAGGACTGCCCCACCGCCTGGTCATGTGGGTCTGCCCTATACTTTGGCGGCGCCGTTGACAACCAGGTGATGACCGGAAATCCAAGCTGCATCGTCACTTGCCAGGAAAAGCACGGCGCCTTCGACATCGGCGACAGAGCCCAAGCGCGCAAATGGCGACAACTGTGCCAATGCCTGATAGTCATTTTCCTGAAGGTTTGCGATGACACCGGCGTCACGTAGCGGCCCCGGTACCACACCGTTCACCGTGACGTTACGCTTGCCCATTTCCTGCGCGAGACATTCAACGTAAAGCCGGCCGGCGGCTTTGCTTCCGGCATACGCGGTGAAGCCTGCGTTCGGTACGATCGTCGTAGTGGACGAAATCACGATGATGCGTCCACCATCGGTAACATGGCGCGCACTTTCGCGAAGCGTATAGAAGGTGCCAAACACATTGGTTTTGGTGACAGCCTCGAACATCGCGTTATCGATTTCCGTGATCGGTGTGTCGATAAGCTCCCGCCCGGCATTGGCCACGACAATATCGATGCGCCCAAATCGAGCCAGCACTGCTGCGAATATGGCTTTGACAGCGTCCGGGTCGCTGATGTCTCCCCCGATGGCCATTGCTTGAGCGCCCTCAGCAACGAGAGCCTCGACATTTCGGTCGGCTGCGGCAGCGTCAGTGTTGTACGTCAACGCAACGGAAGCCCCCTCTCTGGCAAAACGACGTGCCAGGGATAATCCGAGCCCGCGCGATGCGCCGGTAATCAGTACAACTTTGTTGGTCATTCGCATGATCAGATTCCGTTGATGCTGCGTTCTGTAGAGGTTGCGTTGCCCTGCCACTGGACAAGTTCCTGCTCGACTTTGGCCATTTTTGCACGCATTCCGCCCATCGCATCGGCACCCAAGGCCGCGTGTACGGGTGGATGATCCGCCTCCATCAGGTTGATAATCGCCAAAGCCCCTTTTCCTGGAACATTCGGCTGCTTACCTTGCAGACCACCTATAGCTACACGGAACTTACCGACGGGTGTGCCTTCATAGTCATCGATTTTTTGCTCGACGTAAGCCAGTGAGCGACCCGCAAATTGGGTCTCGAATACACCGATGGTCAACACAGTCGTGGCGATGTTAAAGGGTGCAAGTTCACCTGCCAGTGCTTCCCCCAGGATGTCAGTAGCGCCCTTAGCGGCCGAGTACACGCCCATGCCCGGGTAGCCAATGAAGCCACCGATTGCGGAGAATTGAATGATGTGCCCGCTGCGCTGCTTGCGCATCGCAGGGGTTACAGCGCGAATGATGTTCAGGCCGCCAAAGAAATTCAGATCGAATACACGCCGCGCTTCTCGATCCGTCATTTCTTCAACTGCACCCACTGTGCCAGCACCCGCACAGTTGGCGACAATGTCGATACGTCCAAAGTGATCCAGCACCTGGGCCACACCCGTTTTGACCGCCACATCGTCTGTCACGTCTACCAAAACGCCCATGCCCTGCGCAGCATGTTTACCGTTATAGAAATCCACTTCTTCTTGCTTGCGAAAGGTGGCTGCGACTAGCGCACCTTTTTCCAGCAGTTGATGCACTAACTCGCGCCCCAATCCCGATGAGGCACCAGTAACGAGGACGACTTTGCCATTTATTGATTTCATTCTCTGCTCCGGGGTTTGGCTATTCACCGGATGTTAGGTATTGGGCCTCCCCCCAACAAGCCGGTTTGGCCAGATTCAACTTCCCGCTCATTGGACGCTCCTTCCCAGCGAAACATTGCCAAATAACCACATAGTTCTAGACGGTACCCTTGGAACTCTTCAAGATTAAAAATTGCCTTCCTATGATTGGGCCATACGTGAATCGGCTGGACCTGAACGATCTGTTTATTTTTGTCAATGTGGTCGATCGCGGTGGGTTTACTGCCGCAGTTGCAAGTACCGGTATGCCCAAGTCAACGCTTAGCCACCGCATGCAACAATTGGAGGGCGAATTAGGTGTGCGTTTGCTCAGCCGAACGTCGCGTCGCTTCGGTATGACCGAGGCAGGAGAAGAGTTTTACCAGCACGCGCTGGCCGCGCTGCGAGAAGCGGAGATGGCAGAAATGTCAGTGCGTCAGCGGTTGTTGGAGCCCGTCGGGACCATCCGGTGTACCGCTGGAGTCGCGACCATGAATTTCGCCATGGCGGGCATGATCGCTGACTTCCTTCGTGTCTATCCCAAGATCAATATGGTCGCTCATGCAGCCGATCGAACCATCGATATTGTTGGCGAAAATTACGACGTCGCCATCCGGGCGCATGAGGCTCCATTGCCGGACTCCGATCTTGTCCAGCGCATGCTCGGGGTCGCTCCCTGGTTTCTGTTCGCCGGATCAAGCTATCTGGCCGAACATGGCGCACCGGCCACGCCAGCGGAGCTAAGCAGCCACGCCTCGATTTTCTTTGCGCGAGCTAATGCCCCCATGAACTGGCGGTTGCGCCATGTCACTTTATCGATCGAAGAAATTGCTGCGCCCATCATGCCGCGGCTGCAAAGCGAGGACATGCTCAGCCTGCAACATGCAGCTATCAGCGGGCTTGGGATTGTGGCCCTGCCGAGTTACATCGCGCGGGCGGCCGTTGCGCGTGGTGAGCTTCATCGAGTTCTGCCCGAATGGATAGCTGGCGATGCCAGGATCACTGCACTGGTACCTTCCCGCAAAGGATTACTGCCGTCAGTACGTGTTTTCTTGGATCACTTGGCTTCGGAGTTTCCCAAGATCCTCTAGCTGTAAAGCCATCCTTAATACGCTGGGCAAATCGTTGCAGCGGCTTCTCCGTGAATACAGCACATTTTTTTACCGAATACAGCAACTACGGCGGCACTACCGAGCGGGTAGGCGCCGAAGATAGGGGGAGTTCTCGACGTCCATTCCACCGGACACAGATTCCAGAAACCCCGTCTTGCTGGGTCAGGTACGCGTTCCTACCATGGTTTCTTGCCTCTCATCCTCGACGGCACTAACGATACCTGATCTGGAATCTATGACTTTGACAATCACACGACGCGGCGCGATAGCTTTGGGAGCACAGGCAGTGCTGGTTGCAATGACGGCAGGCGCTGCTACGTTTGCCTCTAGTGCAACGCGCAGCTCCAGTAAAACTAAAGAGACCCCTCGGACTGGCAAGCAGTTTGACGTGGTGATCGTCGGTGGTGGATCTGCCGGTGCCGTCCTTGCAGCACGTCTCAGTGCCGACCCGCTGCGCAGTGTGCTGCTGCTCGACGCAGGTCCCGACTTTGCGCCCGACCGGTATCCAGCAGTGCTGACGAACGCCGACCTAGTTGCCGCCTCTCCCGAATACGACTGGCATTACCATAGTGACGACTCAGCTCGGATAGGTCACGACATAGCCATCCCACGCGGCCGAGTGATCGGTGGTAGCTCCGCGGTCAATGCTGCTGTGGCGATGCGTGCGCGTCCTGCCGACTTTGCGCGCTGGGCCGGACGCGGAATCGAAGGTTGGGCTTGGCCGGAAGTGCTGTCCGCCTACCGAGCGATGGAAAACACGCCAACTGGCGAAGATGCATGGCATGGCCGTACCGGCCCATTTCCAGTGCGTCAGCGCACTGCTGCGCAGAATACTATCTCAATGCGTGCTTTCGTGGCGGCTGCCGAGTCAGTTGGACTGCCGCTCGTGGATGACTTCAACGGCGCGCGCCAGCACGGCGTAGGTCCCTACCCGTTGAATGTCATCAACGGCACCCGAATCAATACCGGCATGGCTTACCTGAGTGCAGACGTGCGGGCTCGCGCCAACCTCACTATCCGCGGCCACGCTGAAGCCGACCGCGTCCTGATAGAACGAGAACGCGCCATAGGTGTATTGCTAGTAGACGGCGAGATAGTTCCAGCCGGCGAAGTAATCTTGTCGGCCGGTGCCATAGGCAGCCCCGCTATCCTGCTACGCTCCGGTATCGGCCCACAAGGCCATCTTCGCGAGATGGGAATCGCCACCGTCGCTGATCTACCGGTAGGTGAACGGTTGCAAGAACATCCGTTTTTCTTCAACGTCTACGCGCTGAAGACCTCCGCAATTGCTATGACCCCAGCCGGCGGCGCCATCGCCTGGACTCGTTCGCAACACGCCGCACCGGACGATCTGGACTTACATATCTCCGGTACACACCTGATCGACCCAAAGGCAAGCCCTACCGGCGGTGCGATAGTGCTGGCATGCGCCGTCACATTACCTAAATCCAACGGTAGCGTACGCTTGACCAGCCGTGACCCCCGAGTTGCGCCGAACATTCGGTACAACTTTTTTGAACAGGAAAATGACTTGGATCGCATGGTCGAAGCTGTAGAACTGTCTCGCAAGATTGGCCGCAGTGCACCGTTTGCTGACTTGGTTGACCATGAAATGACACCGGGTAGCAGCGTACTTGAAGGCAAGGCTTTGCGACAAAACATCGTAAACAATGTCGCCGGCTATCAGCACCCCACGTCGAGCGTGCCGATGGGCGCGGACGGTGACAAGGCCGCCGTAGTCAACAATTGGGGCGCGGTGCGAGGTATCGCGGCACTGCGTGTTGTGGATGCCTCTATCATCCCGGATATCCCATCGGTGGCGACAAATCTTACTACTATCATGCTAGCCGAACGCATTGGTGCCCACCTGACTCGATAATTTCCCCGAACGCAGCGTAAAACTGGAGCATCAATGATTGGATCGCTAAAGCCGAACTCTGCAATAAGAACCATAATCTGAAATTGAATAAAATATACGGAGACCGTTGAGCAAACGCCGTCAATAGACGATAAATTGCAAATTAGAAGTTTGGCCGAAACAGCGCCGCAACTGCGGCGCGAGCCAAGAATGGTTTATTTTTATGTCGGACATATCTAGTGCCTATAAAAAAGAGCCAAACTACAGAAAGACTATTTATAATTACCCTAAGTATCACACATATAACTATAACCATTAAATAAGATAAATAAAGCCAGGAAGTTAATGCCTTACATTAAGAGAATTGAAATCTTAGAGAACTATAGAGAAGAGAATAATTTCCCCTTCTATTTGCCTTCAATTCAATCAATTAGCAAAATCGAGCTTCATCCCGTGATAAATTTTTTCGTTGGAGAAAACGGTAGCGGTAAGTCAACCCTCTTAGAGGCTATTGCAGTTTCATGTGGCTTTAATCATGAGGGAGGCAGTAAGAATTTCAAGTTTTCTTCCAGCGATGAAAAATCCCTACTGTCCAAGGCATTGCGCTTGTCACGCACAGCAAAGCGACCTCGAGATGGCTATTTTTATCGCGCAGAAAGTTTTTATAATGTAATTACAGAGATGAATAAGTTGGATTGCGGACCTGGCGGGCCAGCTATTAAGGACTCATACGGGGGAAACGATCTTCATACGAGGTCTCATGGGGAGGCTTTTATGGATCTGATTTTACATCGATTCGGAGGAAACGGATTGTATTTACTAGACGAGCCTGAATCTGCGCTATCTCCCCAACGCCAATTATCTCTGCTGGTACGTATAGCGGAACTCGCGAAACAAAATTCGCAGTTCATAATTGCAACTCACTCACCAATTTTAATTGCTTACCCGGGCGCCAGAATTTGGGAGTTTACCAATAGTGGATTGGTAGAGAAGGAATATTCAGAAACTGAAAACTACCTAATTATGAAAAGTTACTTTGCTAACCCTGAAAGCTTTATGAGCAAACTATTTGATGAAAAGCATGATTTTTAGTTAGTTCAGGCACTGAAGAACATCGATGGCTAGAGCGTTTATCAAGATCGCTGGCGCAAAAAAATGAATTGTTGCCGATCGCGGCTTAATAAGTACGACGGCATTATTGCCTTGTTTAGCGTAGATCGAGATGCCGCCGATTTTGAGGAGAATGGCCACTTCTTGCCGAAAGCGGTAGCCTGGTACGGCAGGTTTCGGCTAGAAGCGCACTCGACAGTTAGCCGCTGATGTCTCTACGCTGATCGATCTGGTGAAAGCACACCACTAAAAGGAGCAGTCATGTTGGTAGTTGCCGTTGATCGAGATAGCGCTCATGCGGGAGATGATCTGGAAAGTCATGCAATATCGATCACATTCGATCAATCAGCAACACTGCGCACCTTGATCGAAGTGATACAAGATATGGACTACCTACCTCGTATCAGTGGAGGCAAGGCCACTTGGGTTGTTTATTCATCTGGCAAACCATTAGGTGTTTTAGCCCAGCAATGGCCAGAACCTAAATTGGTCGTGCGCCCCGAGAGCATCGTGGATCAATATTTCGGAAATATCGAGCCTCGCCTACTTTTCAGATATTGGTGTCAGGCAGATCCAGATGAGGTCTTTTCGGATGCCCAGGCCGGAAATGAACTGCCATCACGATTTTAGGATGGGCAGGAGGCATTGCTTTAAATCAATGCGAGATTACTGCTGTGGGTCGAGAGCCGCCTCCCGTGAACGACTGCTTTTGGCCGTTTGCTGCCGTTCACGTTGGACGGCTCTCAGCTATTTGCTCCCGGTTACCCTAAGAGCCAGTCAACAGAATTCTGCCAGCTGTGCACGCAGACCTGCTGAGGCTCCCGCTCCAAACGACTGAGCAAGTCGAACGCGCATGGCTGAGTTGGCCTGTGAAACTAGCCAAATCTTCCGGATCTAGGAGTGGAAAAGTTAATG
The window above is part of the Pseudomonas sp. KBS0710 genome. Proteins encoded here:
- a CDS encoding NADPH-dependent FMN reductase; protein product: MSPKKIAVIVGSLRKESLNRLFAQEVIALAPPSLLLEIVEINELNLFNQDLEENGKSAPEAWTRFRQNMASKDGVLFFTPEYNRSVPGVLKNAIDIGSRPYGESVWAGKPAAILSVSPGASGGFGANHHLRQSMVFLDMPLLQQPEAYIGGATRLLGPGGNLNDDGTTQFLKKFIDAFAAWVEINTAKSTGLI
- a CDS encoding aldose 1-epimerase family protein, coding for MTPLKLFVALSALSAASHAMAWDYVLLDTDKAAQRWQITSQQLGIKTDKPFSVTLRTLHGGRQEGVSIVDIDNGTMKLSVVPTRGMNVLQASVGNVRMGWDSPVKEVVNPSFIELNGRGGLGWLEGFNELVARCGYEWVGHPGVDNGELLTLHGRAANIPANKVTLHIDEKPPYAITLRGELKEQAFKKVDFSVATELVTEPGSVVFALNDTLTNNGDYPKEYQALYHSNFSTPFLEQGARFAAPVKQVSPFNDKAKGDLPDWQTYRAPTKDYDETVYNVVPYADAKGDTLTVLHNKAGSLGVAVGFNTQTLPVFSLWKNTDTQGQGYVTGLEPGTSFSYNRRYQRPLNLVPTIGPKEHKQFRISYSLLADKAAVDKALKQVSEIQDGRETEVRQTPLVDLTKE
- a CDS encoding DUF1254 domain-containing protein, with protein sequence MNQSPHRLNLFALTLLGALATTSLLVPPSYAGEASVAGPVAGTKVTEPYVRMMAREAYFWGWPMANIFNRRQAFKDLPEPGLMGGIVPVAPINRLSMLSDYIDPAERLVACPNQDVVYGAGSIALDLEPVVLQVPDFGSRFWVYQVVDLRSDSFAELGKMYGSKPGFYLLVGPDWNGKVPAGITKVFRARTSTGFVIPRVFQDDTAADRTAIQASLSGVDMYPLSQYDGKIKHRDWAKLPKFPAQAAGSGETKWVMPEKFFDELPALLKDAKPLPGEEARYAQMASLAAIAKADPQLKAAMIDEAKKADSEVIDPLLQFRNYGLQLPDHWSTISNGAAFGTDYFSRTAVARSNIFVNQQKETKYFYQDLDKSGTRLNGQNSYSVTFAKGQLPPVKGFWSLTLYNEQHFFSPNDLKRYSIGTKNKSLQANADGSLTIYVQSESPGKDKESNWLPTPQGADFSLYIRAYWPEPAALNGQWVPPAVLKTN
- a CDS encoding DUF1254 domain-containing protein, with product MSTFAKSLTATGLAISISLSTQAATHYEQLADLPFAGGYPTLEGVAQLQNELLFQRAVQSYIWALPALNMYAMKEGSEKAFGAGYNVLPIWKDRLNAKTRVTTPNSDVIYAMGYLDLKQDGPMVIEVPPGLQGILDDFFQRPICSEGQIEGRQWCGDVGLPGPDKGKGAKYLVLPPDYKGEVPPGYLTYRSRTYGVFVFWRGFFKDPKQLAAPVAVMEQTRIYPLGKQATAKAMEFPNASKTPVNMLYPSDGSAFDMLSRFIDHEYVDPQDMEMRGMLAALGIVKGKPFKPEPATRDLLDKAAKTASKIGHAISYTPQTIVANGTWYPDRKWLNVFPGNATFTADTFNYIDPRTGFFTNAYSASPGMAVNMENVGAKYPATFVDAKGQFLSGSNSYSLNLPKGIPAALFWSVTAYDSITASGLDNGQPFPSLNTMDKPVTNADGSIDVHFGPNSPGASKNWIKTLPGEGYFVILRLYGPTKAFFDKAWKPGDLIKQ
- a CDS encoding LysR substrate-binding domain-containing protein; amino-acid sequence: MRRPTFDLDVLRTFVTGVEFNSFAKAADRLGRSTSAVSAQLKKLEEQIGTPVLAKSGRGLVLTPAGESLLSHARRLLELNDSIFHSVHQSQTAGTLRLGLQEDFGEHFLSDILRRFVQTYPRVSLEIRIARNTELLTLVESAALDLALTWDTGHLSPYATRLGETQMHWIGPRDTPLPTAADDSPLPLIMFDAPCVLRSAATQALDAAQIPWRIALTSPSVAGIWAAVAAGLGVTLRTRIGLPSHLTVVSGLPVVPSLGYVLHSSGGEPSAAAQQLAALIQAGLQEQAFRFTVTQ
- a CDS encoding SDR family NAD(P)-dependent oxidoreductase, translated to MRMTNKVVLITGASRGLGLSLARRFAREGASVALTYNTDAAAADRNVEALVAEGAQAMAIGGDISDPDAVKAIFAAVLARFGRIDIVVANAGRELIDTPITEIDNAMFEAVTKTNVFGTFYTLRESARHVTDGGRIIVISSTTTIVPNAGFTAYAGSKAAGRLYVECLAQEMGKRNVTVNGVVPGPLRDAGVIANLQENDYQALAQLSPFARLGSVADVEGAVLFLASDDAAWISGHHLVVNGAAKV
- a CDS encoding SDR family NAD(P)-dependent oxidoreductase — its product is MKSINGKVVLVTGASSGLGRELVHQLLEKGALVAATFRKQEEVDFYNGKHAAQGMGVLVDVTDDVAVKTGVAQVLDHFGRIDIVANCAGAGTVGAVEEMTDREARRVFDLNFFGGLNIIRAVTPAMRKQRSGHIIQFSAIGGFIGYPGMGVYSAAKGATDILGEALAGELAPFNIATTVLTIGVFETQFAGRSLAYVEQKIDDYEGTPVGKFRVAIGGLQGKQPNVPGKGALAIINLMEADHPPVHAALGADAMGGMRAKMAKVEQELVQWQGNATSTERSINGI